One segment of Thermosynechococcus sp. HN-54 DNA contains the following:
- the psb34 gene encoding photosystem II assembly protein Psb34 — protein MRYTTDEGGRLNNFAIEPKVYQAQPWTPQQKVRAALLVLGGLLLVAGLVAIAVGVS, from the coding sequence ATGCGCTATACCACCGATGAGGGCGGTCGTCTCAACAACTTTGCTATTGAACCCAAGGTCTATCAAGCGCAGCCTTGGACGCCGCAGCAAAAAGTACGGGCAGCCCTATTGGTTCTGGGGGGCTTGCTCTTAGTGGCAGGCTTGGTGGCGATCGCCGTCGGAGTGAGCTAA
- the tsaB gene encoding tRNA (adenosine(37)-N6)-threonylcarbamoyltransferase complex dimerization subunit type 1 TsaB, which translates to MAGLYDLGSDQLLAVKTWSLGRELASQLHPCLGELMGRFTWGELGTIAIGCGPGSFTGTRLGVVTARILAQQLEVPLLGLSSLGTMAWHYRDELLEQDGMVSRRAQQGHQYLGIYRYQGGSLNSLWGDRLLADHEAETLLATWPHPSKRLSPPNPTDYGRALLTWAAQQWHDTLRAGEKLPHWSSVVPLYGK; encoded by the coding sequence GTGGCCGGTCTCTATGATTTAGGGTCAGATCAACTGCTGGCGGTGAAAACATGGTCCTTGGGTCGAGAACTGGCCAGCCAACTTCACCCCTGCCTTGGGGAACTCATGGGTCGCTTCACTTGGGGTGAACTAGGGACGATCGCCATTGGCTGTGGGCCGGGCAGCTTTACAGGAACGCGCTTGGGGGTAGTGACTGCCCGCATCCTAGCCCAACAACTGGAAGTTCCCCTTTTGGGTCTGTCTAGCCTTGGCACAATGGCGTGGCACTATCGTGATGAACTCCTAGAACAGGATGGGATGGTGTCGCGTCGTGCCCAGCAGGGGCATCAGTACCTTGGCATTTACCGTTATCAGGGGGGGAGTCTCAACTCTCTTTGGGGCGATCGCCTGCTGGCAGACCACGAAGCAGAAACGCTTTTAGCCACTTGGCCTCACCCCTCCAAACGCCTGAGTCCCCCCAACCCCACTGACTATGGCCGCGCTCTCCTGACATGGGCAGCCCAACAGTGGCACGATACACTAAGGGCAGGGGAAAAGCTCCCCCATTGGTCAAGCGTGGTGCCCCTCTATGGCAAATAA
- a CDS encoding CIA30 family protein, with product MANNWELGRFLDTLRFFQTLPFVGTLEPLRPVLSPLLPDLFKPPAYRGSGLVVVMGATGRTGQAVVKTLLGQGYAVRAGVRDRAKAERVLPPNPFLEIVVADVTQPLPEDLLQGSRAVINCVGAKVQPNPNAPPPGLEIVGDSPEAVEFEGMRHLLERAQPYFQSQPNTYPLFDYRYPTPPLKEVWGALDDVVMGGVSASQFYLKEHSALFTGLVSTENSGGFVSIRTRNLTPSLNLQGYTGIQLRVRGDGQRYKFFLRSDPAWDGVGYAMSFDTVADQWITVQLPFSHFIPVFRARTATNAPPLNVGQIYSLQLMLSKFEYDGALNPHFRPGTLSLEIESIQAYGGLPLPRVIQMSSAGVTRPQQPDLDLKGQPLAVQYNNQLGGILTWKLAAENMLRQSGLPYTIVRPCGLTDQPGGKELRLDQGDRLTGSLSREDLAAFLASLLNLPVACHRTVEVVATDQAAEAYPNWAARLAQIPSDRP from the coding sequence ATGGCAAATAACTGGGAACTCGGTCGCTTTCTCGATACACTGCGCTTTTTTCAAACCCTCCCCTTTGTGGGAACGCTGGAGCCACTCCGCCCTGTGCTGTCACCCCTTCTACCGGATCTCTTTAAGCCGCCTGCCTATCGGGGCAGTGGTCTGGTTGTGGTGATGGGGGCAACGGGTCGAACTGGTCAAGCAGTGGTGAAAACCCTCTTGGGTCAAGGTTATGCGGTGCGGGCAGGGGTGCGCGATCGCGCCAAAGCGGAACGGGTGCTGCCCCCAAATCCCTTTTTGGAAATCGTAGTTGCTGACGTGACTCAGCCTCTGCCGGAGGATCTCTTGCAGGGCAGTCGGGCGGTGATTAACTGTGTCGGCGCAAAGGTACAGCCCAACCCCAACGCGCCACCCCCCGGCCTTGAAATTGTTGGTGACAGCCCAGAGGCGGTTGAATTTGAGGGGATGCGGCATCTGTTGGAACGTGCCCAACCCTATTTTCAAAGTCAACCCAACACCTATCCCCTCTTTGACTATCGCTATCCCACGCCCCCGCTGAAGGAAGTTTGGGGTGCCCTCGATGATGTGGTGATGGGCGGTGTCAGTGCTAGCCAGTTCTATCTCAAGGAACACAGTGCCCTCTTCACAGGGCTGGTTTCTACGGAAAATTCTGGGGGGTTTGTCTCGATTCGCACCCGCAACCTCACCCCATCCCTGAATCTCCAAGGTTATACCGGTATTCAACTGCGGGTTCGCGGCGATGGCCAGCGCTATAAATTTTTCCTGCGCAGTGACCCCGCTTGGGATGGCGTCGGCTATGCCATGTCCTTTGATACAGTGGCCGATCAGTGGATCACGGTCCAGTTGCCCTTTAGCCATTTTATTCCGGTGTTTCGGGCACGCACCGCCACCAATGCGCCGCCCCTGAATGTGGGGCAAATTTACTCGCTGCAACTGATGCTCAGCAAATTTGAGTATGATGGCGCCCTCAACCCCCACTTCCGCCCTGGCACCCTCAGCTTGGAGATTGAGTCGATCCAAGCCTATGGGGGCTTGCCCTTGCCCCGCGTGATTCAGATGAGTTCTGCGGGGGTGACCCGTCCGCAACAACCCGATCTTGACCTGAAGGGGCAGCCCTTGGCGGTTCAATACAACAACCAACTGGGGGGCATCCTGACATGGAAGCTGGCAGCAGAAAATATGCTGCGCCAAAGTGGCCTTCCCTATACGATCGTTCGCCCCTGTGGTCTGACGGATCAGCCCGGTGGCAAAGAACTGCGCCTTGATCAGGGCGATCGCCTGACGGGTTCTCTGAGTCGTGAAGATTTGGCCGCGTTTCTGGCCAGCTTGCTGAATTTGCCCGTGGCCTGCCATCGCACGGTGGAAGTGGTGGCCACAGACCAAGCCGCAGAAGCCTATCCCAATTGGGCGGCACGCCTTGCGCAAATCCCTAGCGATCGCCCCTAG
- a CDS encoding exonuclease SbcCD subunit D, whose protein sequence is MVRFLHVADVHLGCNKYRQENANRTFDFFTAFDSALQTYAIEAQVDFVLIAGDLFEERLITPGILNQAEYVLDKVRSAGIPVLAIEGNHDNRPYGVKSNWLRYLCEKDYLYLLEPDETGTLHPWDSETAQGGYIDLPCGVRVIGSQWYGASAPRAIERLAEQIQALPPTAGATLLLFHHGLEGQIARYQGALRYTDLLPLRRAGVDYLALGHIHRYYTAENWIFNPGSVEANSIEENQQQNRRGVLLVTLSNGQPQAELKQDYWQRPICRYTLKLSPSDTVTQVESQLRQLVQQHRAEMAEAIVEIRLQGEVGFERRELSVRSLQGELQELSGAFIFRLGFAATPVAYQTYRDTTAEPPPRAQIEEQVFTDLLASVAAYRDRAAPLAKVLMQMKADLLQPHANIPALYEWLANLSLES, encoded by the coding sequence ATGGTGCGGTTTCTCCATGTTGCCGATGTCCACCTTGGCTGCAACAAATATCGCCAAGAGAATGCCAACCGTACATTTGACTTTTTCACCGCCTTTGACAGTGCCCTACAAACCTATGCCATCGAAGCCCAGGTGGATTTTGTCCTGATTGCCGGTGATCTCTTTGAGGAGCGGCTGATTACCCCCGGCATTCTCAATCAAGCGGAGTATGTCCTCGACAAGGTGCGCTCAGCAGGAATTCCCGTGCTGGCGATCGAGGGCAACCACGACAACCGCCCCTACGGTGTCAAGTCCAACTGGCTCCGCTATCTCTGTGAAAAAGACTATCTCTATCTTTTGGAACCCGATGAAACGGGTACTCTCCATCCTTGGGATTCAGAAACGGCTCAGGGGGGGTATATTGATCTTCCCTGCGGTGTGCGGGTGATTGGCTCCCAGTGGTATGGTGCCAGTGCCCCCCGTGCAATTGAGCGCCTTGCTGAGCAAATTCAGGCCTTGCCGCCTACTGCTGGTGCCACCCTCCTCCTCTTTCACCACGGCCTTGAGGGTCAAATTGCCCGCTATCAAGGAGCCTTGCGCTACACTGACCTATTGCCGCTGCGCCGAGCCGGTGTTGATTACTTGGCCTTGGGGCATATTCATCGCTACTACACGGCGGAAAATTGGATTTTTAATCCCGGTTCCGTTGAAGCCAACTCCATCGAAGAAAATCAACAGCAAAATCGGCGCGGTGTTCTCCTAGTTACCCTCAGCAATGGCCAGCCCCAAGCGGAACTAAAGCAGGACTATTGGCAACGCCCGATTTGTCGTTACACGCTCAAGCTCTCCCCCAGCGATACCGTGACCCAAGTCGAGAGCCAACTGCGGCAGCTGGTGCAACAGCATCGAGCAGAGATGGCAGAGGCCATTGTTGAGATTCGCCTCCAAGGAGAAGTTGGATTTGAGCGCCGTGAGTTATCTGTGCGATCGCTCCAAGGGGAACTGCAAGAGCTGTCTGGGGCTTTTATTTTTCGCTTGGGGTTTGCAGCAACCCCCGTTGCCTATCAAACCTACCGGGATACCACCGCTGAGCCACCGCCTCGTGCCCAAATCGAAGAACAGGTGTTTACGGATCTGCTCGCCAGTGTTGCTGCGTATCGCGATCGCGCCGCACCCTTGGCAAAGGTTTTGATGCAAATGAAAGCGGATCTCCTCCAGCCCCATGCGAATATTCCTGCCCTCTATGAATGGCTGGCCAACTTATCCCTAGAGAGTTAA
- a CDS encoding DUF928 domain-containing protein — protein sequence MVIPLGIRSIAVPLSLAVVMMGAIAHASWASYRPPANIGRPGNREGAATRIARPMLLRESTGGTESCLTEPKQTVVALVPKDNNGLSSTPTPTLYSFIPANRGAALTLTLRDSQGTEVYRQERPAPTEAGIVGWPVENVSLKKGVDYQWELTLTCTNGTTAIKTASWFRLMPLSPSQQQRIVQARDAAAAFAMAGYWYDALNQLAKQRLAQPEDTQVQQKWQALLQSPAVQLANLANQPLVPLPPQP from the coding sequence ATGGTTATTCCGTTGGGGATTCGTTCCATTGCTGTTCCCCTGAGTTTGGCAGTGGTGATGATGGGGGCGATCGCCCATGCCTCTTGGGCGAGTTATCGTCCACCTGCCAACATTGGCCGCCCCGGTAACCGTGAAGGAGCGGCAACGCGGATTGCTCGCCCCATGCTATTGCGCGAGAGTACCGGTGGCACCGAGAGCTGTCTGACTGAGCCAAAGCAAACCGTGGTTGCCCTTGTGCCCAAGGATAACAATGGTCTCAGCAGCACTCCCACCCCCACCCTCTATAGCTTTATTCCTGCCAACAGGGGCGCAGCCTTAACCTTGACGCTGCGGGATTCCCAAGGCACAGAAGTCTATCGCCAAGAGCGTCCTGCCCCGACCGAAGCGGGCATCGTTGGCTGGCCTGTGGAGAATGTCTCGCTCAAAAAGGGTGTGGACTACCAGTGGGAGCTGACCCTCACCTGCACCAATGGCACCACAGCCATCAAAACCGCCAGCTGGTTTCGACTGATGCCTTTATCGCCAAGCCAACAGCAGCGAATTGTCCAAGCAAGGGATGCGGCTGCTGCCTTTGCCATGGCGGGCTACTGGTACGATGCGCTCAATCAACTGGCCAAACAACGGCTGGCGCAGCCGGAAGATACCCAAGTGCAGCAAAAATGGCAAGCCCTGTTACAGTCTCCCGCGGTGCAATTGGCGAATTTAGCGAATCAACCCCTCGTCCCCTTACCCCCTCAACCTTAA
- a CDS encoding serine protease gives MNYAWVRSATLGATGLVAMALPAVGQVQPLSGEQINEIARNITVLIVGKDSHGSGAIISRSGSTYYVLTAKHVVNRKDNYRVIPIDQQAYAVDFNKIKFLPNTDLAIVEFTSEKKDYQVATLTNSDLAKEGSQVFISGWPQPGGSGQLVRQFTDGRISGFLIEPIDGYKMIYTNVTRRGMSGGPVLDSAGRVVGVHGLGDTEDPRSLERQGLSPEAAASIASLIKPGFNYAIPINTFLAGAPAAGIFLSLQVDNQAIASSTAPVVVTAPSQPDSRDRIENINSILNTVNTGVSVIRGLFGF, from the coding sequence ATGAACTACGCATGGGTGAGGAGTGCGACGCTAGGCGCGACGGGGTTAGTGGCAATGGCTTTACCCGCAGTGGGTCAAGTCCAACCCCTGAGTGGTGAACAAATTAACGAGATTGCCCGCAACATTACGGTCTTGATTGTGGGGAAAGATTCCCATGGTTCTGGCGCGATTATTTCCCGTTCCGGCTCGACCTACTATGTGCTTACGGCAAAGCACGTTGTTAATCGCAAGGATAATTACCGCGTGATTCCCATTGATCAGCAGGCCTATGCCGTTGATTTCAATAAGATTAAATTTTTGCCGAATACGGATTTAGCTATTGTGGAATTCACAAGCGAAAAGAAAGACTATCAGGTGGCTACGCTGACAAACTCGGACTTGGCCAAGGAGGGGTCACAGGTCTTTATTTCCGGGTGGCCGCAACCGGGCGGCAGTGGTCAGTTGGTGCGGCAGTTTACCGATGGTCGTATCTCCGGCTTTTTGATTGAACCCATTGATGGCTACAAAATGATTTACACCAACGTGACCCGTCGCGGCATGAGTGGAGGCCCTGTTCTAGATAGTGCCGGGCGTGTGGTTGGGGTGCATGGCCTAGGGGATACCGAAGACCCCCGTTCCCTTGAGCGCCAAGGCTTGAGTCCAGAGGCCGCAGCCAGTATTGCCAGTCTGATTAAGCCGGGGTTCAACTATGCCATTCCCATTAACACCTTCTTAGCAGGGGCGCCGGCGGCAGGTATCTTCCTATCGCTGCAAGTGGATAATCAGGCGATCGCCAGTAGCACTGCGCCTGTGGTTGTGACGGCACCGAGTCAACCCGATAGTCGCGATCGCATTGAGAACATCAATTCGATTCTGAATACGGTCAATACAGGTGTCAGTGTCATCCGCGGCCTCTTTGGCTTTTAG
- the ureG gene encoding urease accessory protein UreG, with product MAETALRVGVAGPVGSGKTALVDALCKALRDRYRLAVVTNDIYTQEDAQFLVRSQALPPERILGVETGGCPHTAIREDASLNLAAIQQLESALQPLDLIFVESGGDNLAATFSPELVDLTIYVIDVAAGDKIPRKGGPGITKSDLLVINKIDLAPYVGADLEVMKRDTLKMRGDRPYVMTNLKTGVGLDQVIAFLTSHLEA from the coding sequence ATGGCAGAAACAGCATTGCGAGTGGGTGTGGCAGGACCTGTGGGGTCAGGTAAAACCGCCCTTGTGGATGCCCTTTGTAAAGCTTTGCGCGATCGCTACCGCCTAGCGGTCGTGACCAATGATATTTACACGCAAGAGGATGCCCAGTTTTTAGTGCGTTCCCAAGCCCTTCCCCCAGAGCGAATTCTCGGCGTTGAAACGGGGGGATGCCCCCACACTGCTATTCGGGAAGATGCTTCCCTCAATTTAGCGGCGATTCAGCAATTAGAGTCAGCGCTTCAGCCTTTAGATCTCATCTTTGTTGAAAGCGGCGGCGATAATTTGGCAGCAACCTTTAGCCCAGAACTCGTGGATTTAACCATCTATGTCATTGATGTGGCTGCCGGCGATAAAATTCCCCGCAAGGGCGGGCCGGGGATTACTAAGTCCGATTTACTAGTGATTAATAAAATTGATCTTGCACCCTATGTGGGTGCTGATTTGGAAGTGATGAAACGGGATACTCTAAAAATGCGGGGCGATCGCCCCTATGTGATGACGAACCTGAAAACGGGCGTTGGTCTAGATCAAGTGATTGCCTTTCTCACCTCCCATTTAGAGGCGTGA
- the era gene encoding GTPase Era — protein sequence MEAIAPIPVAPPDFRSGFVALVGRPNVGKSTLFNHLLGQKVAITSPVAQTTRNRLRGILTTATAQFIFVDTPGIHKPHHRLGEVLVHNAKGVLNRVDAIVFVVDAASPPGRGDRYVAELLAKTQSPVLLAINKIDLLLEGEREQRQQAYQTLGPWPVYACSALTGEGVAALQGAIEQQLPLGPYYYPPEMVTDQPERFIMAELIREQILHHTREEVPHSVAVTIEQVQQERHITRVNAAIYVERPSQRAIVIGQGGQLLKQMGTAARQEIETLIGGKIYLELFVKVRPRWRQDRLRLMELGYRIEKD from the coding sequence GTGGAAGCGATCGCTCCTATTCCCGTTGCGCCGCCAGACTTTCGCTCTGGCTTTGTTGCCCTCGTGGGGCGCCCCAATGTGGGCAAATCAACGCTCTTTAATCATCTCTTGGGACAAAAGGTGGCCATTACCTCACCGGTGGCGCAAACCACGCGCAATCGCTTGCGGGGCATCCTGACAACGGCAACGGCGCAATTTATTTTTGTGGATACACCGGGCATCCATAAGCCCCACCATCGCCTCGGAGAGGTGCTAGTGCACAATGCCAAGGGGGTGCTGAATCGGGTGGATGCCATTGTCTTTGTGGTGGATGCCGCCAGTCCTCCTGGTCGGGGCGATCGCTACGTAGCAGAATTACTGGCTAAAACACAATCCCCTGTGCTTTTGGCGATCAACAAAATTGACCTGCTGCTAGAAGGGGAGCGAGAACAGCGACAACAGGCGTATCAAACCCTCGGTCCTTGGCCAGTCTATGCCTGCTCAGCTCTCACGGGCGAAGGAGTTGCTGCGCTTCAGGGGGCGATCGAGCAGCAGTTGCCCCTCGGCCCCTATTACTACCCGCCAGAGATGGTGACCGATCAGCCAGAGCGATTTATCATGGCGGAATTGATCCGTGAGCAAATTTTGCACCACACTCGCGAAGAGGTGCCGCATTCGGTGGCAGTGACGATTGAACAGGTGCAGCAGGAGCGCCACATTACCCGTGTCAACGCCGCCATTTATGTGGAGCGTCCCAGTCAAAGGGCAATCGTTATTGGCCAAGGGGGTCAGTTGCTCAAACAAATGGGCACGGCTGCCCGCCAAGAAATTGAAACGCTCATTGGCGGCAAAATCTATCTAGAACTCTTTGTGAAGGTGCGCCCCCGCTGGCGGCAGGATCGGTTGCGTTTGATGGAGTTGGGCTATCGAATTGAGAAGGATTGA
- a CDS encoding biopolymer transporter ExbD has protein sequence MAVKIHLPTDSENVRIEMLPLIDVVFCILTFFILAAVSLTRQQAITLNLPQASTSQAQSQKMLVVSIDPAGQLFVDKDPVNRSELYERLATYLKTNPQGMVILRASKVVSYNEVIQVLDLLRSVGGNRVGLATQPVEEPVLRTEKTPEPLPLPPPVPNQ, from the coding sequence ATGGCCGTGAAGATTCATTTGCCCACTGACAGTGAAAATGTGCGTATTGAAATGCTGCCCCTGATTGATGTGGTCTTTTGCATTCTGACGTTCTTCATCTTGGCAGCAGTGAGCCTCACACGGCAGCAGGCGATTACCTTGAATCTGCCCCAAGCCAGTACTAGCCAAGCGCAGTCGCAAAAGATGCTGGTGGTGAGCATTGACCCGGCGGGGCAACTCTTTGTGGATAAAGACCCCGTGAACCGCAGTGAGCTGTATGAACGTTTGGCCACCTATTTGAAAACCAATCCCCAAGGAATGGTGATTTTGCGGGCTTCAAAAGTGGTCAGCTACAACGAAGTGATTCAAGTCTTGGATCTGCTGCGCTCAGTGGGAGGCAATCGTGTGGGCTTGGCCACTCAACCAGTAGAAGAACCGGTTCTGAGGACGGAGAAAACGCCTGAACCCTTGCCATTGCCACCCCCTGTTCCCAATCAATAG